The following DNA comes from Cololabis saira isolate AMF1-May2022 chromosome 7, fColSai1.1, whole genome shotgun sequence.
TGTTACACTTTCAGAGTCACTCACATCCATCACACACCTCCATCATGTATTGCAATAAAAGACACATAACATAACATGATGCTTTTGTACAGGCACAACATAGTGGTATAGTAGTAAGGACAGTGTAATAAAgtagaaaacacacaaaaaaagaaaacttactTCACATATCCAAGTTGAAGGGCCTTATTCGTGGCCACTCCTCCTCGCCTCCCCATCTGGCAGTGAAACACTACGTCGGGTGCATCCAGTACTGGTTTGGTCACTCCATACTTGGCCTTGAATTCTTCTGGATTCATTGCAAGAGCAGTTTCTACTGTATCAACTGATGGAATAAAAATCAGAAaaggtttaaaataaaacttcaaaagcgTAGATAAATGACAATGAGATGAACACCTGATCCAAATGGTGCTGAACTGAAAAACCAGACTACGGTACTGTTCATCAGAGGCCACCCACCATGACACATTCACTATGCACAATGGCTCACCTAGATGACAAATCAGTCTAAATGTATATTATATTTTCCCCCTTTCATTTACAGTATAAAATGGAAATAGCAGGTTCACCTGGAATGTGAATTGAACCTGGAATATGTCCTTTATCCACCTCCTCTTTAGTGCGTACATCCACCAGGAAGAGATTTTGGCTTTTTCCCAGAAGTGCCTTCAGATCCTCATAAGAGATTTCCTTAGTGACTAGAATTAAGATAAGAAAAGCACTGAATGTTTTTAAAGGCTTCAGCAAATACTTACATAAAACTGTACCAAACAAAAACAGCATGGGGTTAAAGTAATAAATCAACTTGAGTCAGTTCTTTTCAAAGAAAATCAGCCAGCTTCCATGTGACGGGATATATGTAATATGACACCTGCTTTATGGAAGTCTTGCACACAGAGGTGCATGCAGGGGGGTTGACcggttaatataatacatccatggggtTGACATATCAAAAAATAACATGTTGTGACTGTTACACATTATAGTTTTTAGCCCATATCATTTTGAAAAATCATTGTTTTTGCTATCAGCAAAAAAGCTACGGACTTCAAGTACAGGGTCAAACGAATCTCTGAATTGCAATAATATTTACATGTAACTTACTGGACGAATCTGTTGATTCTTACATGATGTAAGAATCGACAGTCGTCCAGACTCTCACacaggggcgtcaattcagtatggcaaggtatggcagccgccacaccttggcttcaaggaaaaatgtaaatgtttgtttttttaatacatttatggaattactctgtgtctatttgtattgattattctattatttaatacatatagaataactacaaatgcaaatcagaacaacatgatcgatttcactagttattatacactgcaaaaactgaaaatcttaacaagaatatttatcttatttctagttaaaatgtctaatttttagtaaaaaaaaatctcatttcatttaagacaagactcaaaaacaaccattttcacctgtttcaagtagattttcgcttaaaataagtggaaaaatctgccagtggaacaatatttttttgcttgtaatgagaagataaatcttttttctggtgatgactcttgttttaagtgtaatgagattttttgactaaaaattagacattttaactagaaataagacaaatattcctggtaagatcttgagtttttgcagtgagcgagactgcatttgaaaaagttccaattttcttgaccacacagataagctacatatcagacttctgtgatgagtatttgctggacgtgttgattgatactctagttaagttctgtgactcgtaaccttgccataccttagcttccactgaattgacgccactgctctCACATGTATGTATTCATATTTGATCCAACTGTTGAAAACTGTCAGAGACTCTGTTGATTATTTGAGATATATTAGATATAGTAGGTGTGATGAAAAATCAAACCTTGCATCCACCTGCAGTTCCAGCAACagattcttttaaaaaatgttttattttttaccagatatggtgaattattattatatataaatattatgaGATTACACATGTTCTTAAATAC
Coding sequences within:
- the LOC133447596 gene encoding thiosulfate:glutathione sulfurtransferase-like is translated as MANPVTKEISYEDLKALLGKSQNLFLVDVRTKEEVDKGHIPGSIHIPVDTVETALAMNPEEFKAKYGVTKPVLDAPDVVFHCQMGRRGGVATNKALQLGYVNACNYSGGFKEWSEKGGN